CCACGAGATTCAGACACGATTTCACCGCCCCCTCATCATTGCAATCGACGCCTGTCTCGGCCGATTGTCGAGTGTCGGGTATATCTTCTTTTCGGAAGGGCCGCTCGCTCCTGGCGCCGGCGTCCAAAAAGAGCTCCCTTCGGTCGGTGAATACAACATCAAAGCTGTCGTCAACGTGAGCGGCTTTATGGAGATGATGATTTTGCAGAACACACGCTTACATCTCGTCTACGAGTTGGCCCGTTTCATCACCGACGGGTTCGTCGAGTTCGACTTACGAATCGGACGGCTCCATCAAGAAGAGGCAGCCATTACCCGGCTTCGTCAATCTCGCGACGAATCGAAATCTTGAGGCGATAAAAGCGTCAACAAATGCTCCAAATCGTCTTGCGAGAAATACTTCAGCTCGAGGACGCCCCCTTTTCGACGCGGGCGAATCGATACATCCATTTGAAGACGTTCCGCTAGCACCGCCTCGACGGCTTCCACGTCGGCGTCCGAGCGTTTGAGCGTCTTTTTTTCAATGCGCTCTTTTTGTAAATAGCGCTCGAGCCGTCGGACCGTCCATTGCTCGGCGATGACGCGACGGGCAATCTGTTCCATCGCCTGAACCGATTTCATGCCGGTGATGGCCCGGGCGTGGCCCATCGTCAACTCACCGACCATGACCGCAT
This sequence is a window from Exiguobacterium mexicanum. Protein-coding genes within it:
- the yyaC gene encoding spore protease YyaC: MPFRLKPHKPYSFFIEHTERSGSKLFADQLHDQLAKETHRPIVLVCIGSDRSTGDSLGPLVGTFLEERSVRNIHVYGTLTKPVHALNLVETLHEIQTRFHRPLIIAIDACLGRLSSVGYIFFSEGPLAPGAGVQKELPSVGEYNIKAVVNVSGFMEMMILQNTRLHLVYELARFITDGFVEFDLRIGRLHQEEAAITRLRQSRDESKS